The Halopelagius longus genome has a segment encoding these proteins:
- a CDS encoding twin-arginine translocation signal domain-containing protein, protein MNRRQFLKYGGLSALGVAVAGCGGDTGPEPTGETGGPTDANPNIERPESLQSRFGTVKNVADAGITPGGDEPIDEQLNNLLADDTLLVFPGGKYPVQKLEFNGYTNTGLISEKGAAPTIVPTVPATEIDNLFVRFLEVEDFYIDGMNFDFTKDGHGGVIQILGNGNFVARNLRIQGKMPDKRLPSNPAAFHFDVHDGSSRGVVENIVAKDGGHNGGNAIGIYVGKEHAGEIVIRNCKVENFPNNGLYASAPGRSEPNFQGQDGPVHVEGGVYKNNNIANIRIGSTDSTVKNARVVVDKVPPHPDGLLNVRGIRLRGKHGQVVENCKIRLGKNAGTGFGALVFHPDTGRATVRDTNIVVDRNGIHAINALPVQRSGAPTGSKFQNVEVSGAAAYGRAVAIKQRDGTSFENCRVVQEGQQRTGFKFVDSKDCSVVGTTIKVTGQPISKVNSSINTENLSIEQLDVGG, encoded by the coding sequence ATGAACCGCCGTCAGTTCCTGAAGTACGGCGGACTGTCCGCCCTCGGCGTCGCTGTGGCCGGATGCGGCGGCGACACCGGACCGGAGCCGACCGGCGAAACGGGGGGACCGACCGACGCGAACCCCAACATCGAACGGCCGGAGTCGCTCCAGAGTCGGTTCGGCACGGTGAAGAACGTCGCCGACGCCGGGATTACGCCGGGCGGCGACGAACCGATAGACGAGCAACTCAACAATCTGCTCGCGGACGACACGCTTCTGGTCTTTCCGGGCGGTAAGTACCCGGTTCAGAAGCTGGAATTCAACGGATACACGAACACCGGGCTGATTTCGGAGAAGGGGGCCGCGCCGACTATCGTCCCCACCGTCCCGGCCACGGAGATAGACAACCTGTTCGTTCGATTCCTCGAAGTCGAGGACTTCTACATCGACGGGATGAACTTCGACTTCACGAAGGACGGCCACGGGGGCGTCATCCAGATTCTCGGCAACGGCAACTTCGTCGCGCGCAACCTCCGCATACAGGGGAAGATGCCGGACAAGCGACTGCCGAGCAATCCCGCGGCGTTCCACTTCGACGTCCACGACGGGTCGAGTCGCGGCGTCGTCGAGAACATCGTCGCCAAGGACGGCGGCCACAACGGCGGGAACGCCATCGGAATCTACGTCGGAAAGGAACACGCCGGAGAGATCGTCATCCGGAACTGCAAGGTCGAGAACTTCCCGAACAACGGCCTGTACGCCTCCGCGCCCGGTCGGAGCGAACCCAACTTCCAAGGACAGGACGGCCCCGTCCACGTCGAAGGAGGGGTGTACAAGAACAACAACATCGCGAACATCCGCATCGGTTCGACCGATTCGACGGTCAAGAACGCCCGCGTCGTCGTAGACAAGGTGCCGCCGCACCCCGACGGGTTGCTGAACGTCCGCGGCATCCGCCTCAGAGGGAAGCACGGACAGGTCGTCGAGAACTGCAAGATACGGCTGGGCAAGAACGCCGGCACCGGGTTCGGCGCACTCGTCTTCCACCCCGACACGGGCCGGGCGACGGTACGCGACACGAACATCGTGGTGGACCGAAACGGCATCCACGCCATCAACGCGCTTCCGGTTCAGCGGTCCGGCGCGCCGACCGGTTCGAAGTTCCAGAACGTCGAAGTCAGCGGGGCGGCGGCGTACGGGCGCGCCGTCGCCATCAAACAGCGCGACGGTACCTCCTTCGAGAACTGCCGCGTCGTCCAAGAGGGCCAGCAACGAACCGGGTTCAAGTTCGTGGACTCGAAGGACTGCTCGGTCGTCGGAACGACCATCAAGGTGACCGGACAGCCCATCTCGAAGGTGAACTCCTCCATCAACACGGAGAACCTCTCTATCGAGCAGTTGGACGTCGGCGGGTAG